A genomic segment from Nicotiana tabacum cultivar K326 chromosome 7, ASM71507v2, whole genome shotgun sequence encodes:
- the LOC107771719 gene encoding type III polyketide synthase B-like, with amino-acid sequence MGRLEKMEGGKKTNTGNATILALGKAFPHQLVMQEFLVDGYFKNTNCDDPELKQRLTRLCKTTTVKTRYVVMSEEILKKYPELTVEGLPTVKQRLDICNAAVTEMAIEASQSCINKWGRPISDITHVVYVSSSEARLPGGDLYLAKGLGLSPETKRVMLYFAGCSGGVAGLRVAKDIAENNPGSRVLLATSETTIIGFKPPSVDRPYDLVGVALFGDGAGAMIIGSNPVQDIERPLFELHTAIQHFLPDTEKIIDGRLTEEGISFKLERELPQIIEDNIEDFCDKLISITRYNNREYNKLFWAVHPGGPAILNRLEKRLELSPDKLSASRRALADYGNASSNTIVYVLEYMLEENKGKKKENQEHSDWGLILAFGPGITFEGILTKNLTV; translated from the exons ATGGGGAGATTAGAGAAGATGGAAGGAGGGAAGAAGACCAACACTGGAAACGCTACCATTCTGGCTCTGGGCAAAGCCTTCCCTCATCAGCTTGTCATGCAAGAGTTTTTGGTTGATGGCTATTTCAAAAACACCAACTGCGACGATCCAGAACTCAAGCAGAGGCTCACTCGGCTAT GCAAGACAACAACAGTAAAAACAAGGTACGTGGTAATGTCTGAAGAGATCCTAAAAAAGTATCCAGAACTAACCGTCGAAGGCCTTCCAACAGTAAAACAAAGACTAGACATATGTAATGCAGCAGTTACAGAAATGGCAATTGAAGCCTCACAATCTTGTATTAACAAATGGGGCAGACCAATTTCAGACATTACTCACGTAGTATATGTTTCATCAAGTGAAGCTAGATTGCCAGGGGGCGATCTTTATTTAGCCAAAGGACTTGGTTTGAGCCCAGAAACTAAACGAGTTATGTTATATTTTGCTGGCTGTTCTGGTGGAGTCGCGGGTCTTCGCGTTGCTAAGGACATTGCTGAGAATAATCCAGGAAGTAGAGTCCTGTTAGCTACTTCTGAGACTACTATAATTGGGTTCAAACCACCAAGTGTTGATAGGCCATATGATTTAGTTGGAGTGGCTCTTTTTGGTGATGGTGCTGGAGCTATGATAATTGGCTCGAACCCGGTTCAAGATATTGAAAGGCCTCTTTTTGAATTGCATACTGCTATTCAGCATTTCTTGCCTGACACAGAAAAGATCATTGATGGCAG ACTTACTGAAGAGGGAATTAGTTTCAAGCTTGAAAGAGAACTACCACAGATAATTGAAGACAATATTGAGGATTTTTGTGACAAGTTAATAAGTATTACAAGATACAATAATAGAGAATACAACAAGCTATTTTGGGCAGTTCATCCAGGTGGTCCTGCTATTTTAAACAGGCTAGAAAAAAGGCTGGAATTATCTCCTGATAAATTGAGTGCAAGCAGAAGAGCATTGGCTGATTATGGAAATGCAAGTAGTAATACTATTGTTTATGTGTTAGAGTATATGTTAGAGGAAAATAAaggcaaaaagaaagaaaatcaagaacATTCTGACTGGGGATTGATACTTGCATTTGGTCCTGGTATCACATTTGAGGGTATTCTCACAAAGAATCTCACCGTTTGA
- the LOC107771705 gene encoding snakin-2: MAISKTLFVSLVLCLLLLDEVQSIQTDQVTSNAISEAAYSYPKIDCGGACKARCRLSSRPRLCKRACGTCCARCNCVPPGTSGNTETCPCYANMTTHGNRRKCP, from the exons ATGGCGATTTCTAAAACTCTCTTTGTTTCATTAGTTCTCTGCTTGCTCCTCCTCGATGAAGTCCAATCCATTCAAACTGATCAAGTA ACTAGCAATGCCATTTCTGAAGCCGCTTATTCCTACCCGAAAATTG ATTGTGGGGGAGCATGTAAAGCAAGGTGCCGTTTATCATCAAGGCCAAGACTGTGTAAGAGAGCATGTGGAACTTGTTGTGCTAGATGCAACTGTGTTCCTCCTGGCACTTCTGGCAACACTGAAACTTGCCCTTGTTATGCAAATATGACTACTCACGGCAACAGACGCAAATGcccttaa